From Nymphaea colorata isolate Beijing-Zhang1983 chromosome 6, ASM883128v2, whole genome shotgun sequence, a single genomic window includes:
- the LOC116256176 gene encoding putative pentatricopeptide repeat-containing protein At3g15930 has translation MIFSTRLRPQLCFPVSPFSGMRPPMASTLETLPPLPTTIGTIVHHPKNQNHNPSILLLEKCNSIKELRQIHAQFIRNKEHYQPNTFAWNTIIRCYSRWNDPRAAAGVYVDMLNNGLRPDNYTFPFVLKAFNRELALDCGKEFHGQIIKYGKDSLSFVQNALIHMYSGCGSVDDARLLFDKSPERDAIAWNAMIAGYIKSKKYEEALSLFSLMRAENVKPTPVTFVSVVSACTKLRDFAWGRRIHLCIEESGIELNLILENALLDMYATCGRMDEAANIFEKMPVKDIISWTTMVTGFTDMGKVDKARELFDQMPDRDFVSWTAMIDGYIRANRFKEALAVFREMQMAKVQPDEFTMVSILTACAHLGALDVGEWIRVYIEKSNIKTDVFVGNAFIDMYSKCGSIESAIDIFDRMPQRDKFTWTAMITGLAINGYAEEALNLFSKMVSSTMPDEITYIGVLSACTHAGLVDKGKEYFSSMVKDYGILPTVSHYGCMVDLLGRAGKLDEALELIDNMPMKPNSIVWGAFLGACRVHKNIELAEKAAKHLLELEPENGAAYVLLSNIYAVCNRWDDVRKVRSLMTDKKMKKTPGCSLIEMNGVVHEFVAGDGSHPQSKAIYSKLDEMASELKLAGYVPNTSEVLLDLGEEEKEDALHRHSEKLALAFGLINSGPEATIRIVKNLRMCPDCHSAIKIISKLYGRKVVIRDRTRFHHFDDGFCSCKDFW, from the coding sequence ATGATCTTCTCCACACGTCTCCGGCCACAGCTCTGCTTTCCAGTTTCCCCGTTCTCCGGAATGAGGCCGCCCATGGCCTCCACTCTAGAGACTCTTCCACCACTCCCCACCACCATTGGCACCATTGTCCACCACCCAAAGAATCAGAACCACAACCCGTCAATCCTTCTCCTGGAGAAGTGCAATAGCATTAAGGAATTGAGACAAATTCACGCTCAATTCATCCGAAACAAAGAGCATTACCAACCAAACACGTTTGCTTGGAACACCATTATCAGATGTTACTCTCGCTGGAACGATCCTAGAGCCGCCGCCGGCGTCTACGTCGACATGCTGAACAATGGATTGCGTCCCGACAACTACACCTTCCCTTTTGTTCTTAAGGCGTTTAACCGAGAATTGGCGTTGGATTGCGGAAAGGAATTTCATGGGCAGATTATAAAATATGGGAAGGATTCGCTCTCTTTCGTGCAGAATGCTCTGATTCATATGTACTCTGGGTGCGGTAGCGTGGACGATGCACGCCTTCTGTTTGATAAAAGTCCTGAACGGGATGCCATTGCTTGGAATGCGATGATTGCTGGGTACATCAAAAGCAAGAAGTACGAGGAAGCGCTTTCGCTCTTCAGTTTGATGCGAGCCGAGAATGTGAAGCCGACTCCTGTGACTTTTGTTTCGGTGGTTTCTGCTTGCACGAAGTTGAGAGATTTTGCGTGGGGCAGACGAATCCATCTGTGTATAGAAGAAAGCGGGAttgagctgaatttgatcttGGAAAATGCTCTACTTGATATGTATGCTACTTGTGGGAGAATGGATGAGGCAGCCAATATTTTCGAGAAGATGCCGGTGAAGGACATCATTTCTTGGACGACCATGGTTACTGGATTTACAGACATGGGGAAGGTGGACAAAGCGAGAGAATTGTTTGATCAGATGCCTGATAGGGATTTCGTGTCTTGGACTGCAATGATAGACGGCTACATCCGGGCAAACAGGTTCAAAGAGGCTTTGGCAGTTTTCCGGGAGATGCAAATGGCAAAAGTTCAGCCTGATGAGTTCACCATGGTTAGCATACTCACAGCATGTGCCCACTTGGGGGCACTTGATGTTGGAGAGTGGATAAGGGTTTACATCGAGAAGAGCAATATAAAGACTGATGTTTTTGTGGGGAATGCCTTCATTGATATGTATTCAAAATGTGGTAGCATTGAAAGTGCGATAGACATCTTTGATAGAATGCCTCAAAGGGACAAGTTTACTTGGACAGCAATGATCACAGGGCTCGCCATTAATGGCTATGCAGAAGAAGCACTTAATCTTTTCTCAAAAATGGTTTCTTCAACAATGCCAGATGAGATAACCTATATTGGTGTCCTGAGTGCCTGCACTCATGCTGGCCTTGTGGATAAAGGGAAGGAATACTTCTCTAGCATGGTCAAAGATTACGGAATTTTGCCTACAGTGTCACATTATGGGTGTATGGTTGATCTTCTCGGTAGGGCAGGAAAACTAGACGAAGCCCTGGAACTGATCGATAACATGCCAATGAAACCCAACTCCATTGTTTGGGGAGCTTTCCTTGGTGCTTGCAGGGTTCATAAGAACATAGAACTGGCTGAGAAGGCCGCAAAACACCTCCTTGAACTAGAGCCTGAAAATGGTGCTGCATATGTACTCCTGTCTAATATTTATGCTGTTTGTAACAGATGGGATGACGTTCGTAAGGTGCGGTCTTTGATGACAgacaaaaagatgaagaagacacCTGGTTGCAGTTTGATTGAGATGAATGGGGTTGTTCATGAATTTGTTGCTGGAGATGGCTCTCATCCTCAGTCAAAGGCTATTTACTCAAAGTTGGACGAAATGGCAAGTGAGTTGAAGTTAGCGGGATACGTGCCCAATACATCGGAAGTGTTGCTTGATCttggggaagaagaaaaggaggatgcACTTCATCGCCACAGTGAGAAGTTGGCACTGGCTTTTGGCCTTATCAACTCAGGTCCAGAGGCAACCATCCGAATTGTGAAGAACCTACGGATGTGCCCCGATTGCCATTCTGCCATAAAGATCATATCAAAACTGTACGGCAGGAAAGTGGTCATCAGGGACCGCACTCGTTTCCACCATTTTGATGATGGTTTCTGTTCTTGTAAGGATTTTTGGTGA
- the LOC116256180 gene encoding V-type proton ATPase subunit c''1: MSSPAAMVDPSSWSSALVRISPYTFSAIGIAVAIGVSVLGAAWGIYITGSSLIGAAIKAPRITSKNLISVIFCEAVAIYGVIVAIILQTKLESVPPSKIYAPDSLRAGYAIFASGIIVGFANLVCGVCVGIIGSSCALSDAQNSSLFVKILVIEIFGSALGLFGVIVGIIMSAQAVFTAK; the protein is encoded by the exons ATGTCTTCTCCCGCTGCGATGGTCGATCCGAGTTCTTGGTCATCCGCTCTTGTGCGGATCTCGCCTTACACGTTCTCTGCCATCGGCATTGCCGTCGCAATCGGCGTCTCTGTGCTCGGGGCCGCCTG GGGAATCTACATCACGGGGAGCAGTCTCATCGGCGCAGCGATTAAGGCTCCTCGAATCACTTCCAAAAATCTAATTAG TGTAATCTTCTGTGAGGCTGTTGCTATATATGGCGTGATTGTGGCAATCATTCTACAAACGAAGCTAGAAAGTGTTCCACCCTCAAAGATATATGCCCCTGATTCTCTGAGAGCAGGATATGCCATCTTTGCTTCTGGAATCATTGTTGGTTTTGCCAACCTGGTTTGCGG GGTCTGTGTAGGAATAATAGGAAGCAGCTGCGCTCTCTCAGATGCTCAAAACTCATCTCTTTTTGTGAAGATACTGGTGATTGAGATCTTTGGTAGCGCACTTGGGTTGTTCGGGGTGATCGTAGGCATCATCATGTCTGCACAGGCAGTATTCACAGCAAAATAG
- the LOC116256301 gene encoding uncharacterized protein LOC116256301 has translation MESQDQRNIRNICILAHVDHGKTTLADHLIARYGGGLLHPKQAGKLRFLDYLDEEQKRAITMKSSSIALSYKNHLINLIDSPGHVDFCSEVSTAARLSDGALVLVDSVEGVHIQTHAVLRQAWIEKLTPCLVLNKIDRLICELKLSPMEAYARLQRIVNEVNGIMSAYKSEKYLSNVDSVLAGSGEMGEEGHELVEDDEEDTFQPQKGNVVFVCALDGWGFSTGTFAEFYACKLGASSAILRKALWGSHYFIPKTKMIVGKKGIAGSKNAKPMFVQFVLEPLWQVYESALEGEGGKGMLEKVIKSFNLSVPPRELQNKDQKTVLQAIMSRWLPLSDAVLEMVVNCIPDPIAAQSMRISRLLPKIEVSNRGWDTNLIVEMEKVRKSVEICDSRSSAPCVAFVAKMFAVPLKMVPQRGPNGEVIDNIVEEFGGLGESDAGNQECFLAFARIFSGIFSTGQKVCVLSSMYDPLKSETIQKHVQVAELRSLYLMMGQGLKPVASAAAGNVVAIRGLGQFISKSATLSSTRNCQPFSSMVHQVSPMLKVAIEPSDPADMGALMKGLRLLNRADPIVEITVSSRGEQVLAAAGEVHLERCIKDLKERFARVKLEVSPPLVSYKETIEGEECGPLETLKMLTGGAEYIEKMTPNGRCIVRVQVMKLPTELIKVLDESGSLFGSIFERKPEQMIGSSENKVPDNNNENEVSFEDSVAALRDRMVKSIEIEVESGSKDIDRDRREKYITLWFQFFQRIWALGPRQVGPNVCLVPTIMHENGLNSGSKPMDDCILIRGYPHVSEKLGFLHASAANREKESVETCNPATRDLQMEAEGLANSIVSGFQLATAAGPLCDEPMWGLAFLIEAYILPRQSQPEDPENNQQFDQYGVLTGQVMHAVKEACRAAVLQKKPRLVEAMYFCEMSTPTEFLGPLNAVLARRRARVLKVEMQEGSPVFTVHAYLPVSESFGFSDELRRWTSGASSALLLLSHWEALPEDPFFVPKTEEEIEEFGDGSSVPPNTARKLIDAVRRRKGLPVEEKVVQHATKQRTLARKV, from the coding sequence ATGGAGAGCCAAGACCAGAGAAACATCCGTAACATATGCATCCTTGCCCATGTCGACCACGGAAAAACCACTCTCGCAGACCACTTGATTGCGCGCTATGGTGGCGGGTTGCTCCACCCCAAGCAGGCCGGCAAGCTTAGGTTTCTCGATTACCTTGACGAAGAGCAGAAGCGGGCCATTACGATGAAGAGTTCTTCGATTGCCTTGAGTTACAAGAACCACCTGATCAACCTCATCGATTCTCCTGGACATGTGGACTTCTGCAGTGAAGTTTCCACTGCCGCCCGGTTGAGCGACGGCGCCTTGGTTCTAGTTGATTCTGTGGAGGGAGTTCACATTCAGACCCATGCTGTTTTGAGGCAGGCATGGATCGAGAAGTTGACACCGTGCCTGGTTCTGAACAAGATCGATCGGTTGATTTGTGAACTCAAATTGAGTCCCATGGAGGCCTATGCCAGGTTGCAGAGAATTGTGAACGAGGTCAATGGGATAATGAGTGCTTATAAATCAGAGAAATATCTATCGAACGTGGACTCAGTACTTGCAGGATCGGGTGAGATGGGTGAGGAAGGGCATGAGTTGGTGGAAGACGACGAAGAAGACACCTTCCAGCCTCAAAAGGGCAATGTGGTCTTCGTCTGTGCTTTGGATGGTTGGGGTTTTAGCACTGGTACCTTCGCAGAATTTTACGCCTGTAAGCTCGGGGCGAGCTCGGCAATATTAAGGAAGGCTTTGTGGGGATCTCACTACTTCATTCCGAAGACAAAGATGATTGTCGGAAAGAAAGGAATCGCTGGGAGCAAGAATGCCAAGCCCATGTTTGTGCAGTTTGTGCTTGAACCACTTTGGCAGGTGTATGAGTCTGCTCTCGAGGGTGAGGGAGGTAAAGGAATGTTGGAAAAGGTGATCAAGTCTTTCAATTTATCAGTTCCGCCTCGGGAACTTCAGAACAAGGACCAGAAGACAGTACTTCAGGCCATCATGAGCCGGTGGCTTCCTTTGTCGGATGCTGTATTGGAGATGGTTGTGAATTGTATTCCAGATCCCATTGCTGCACAGTCAATGAGGATCTCCCGCTTGCTCCCAAAGATTGAGGTCTCGAACAGGGGATGGGATACTAATCTAATTGTTGAGATGGAGAAAGTAAGGAAGAGCGTGGAGATTTGTGATTCGAGGTCGTCTGCTCCTTGCGTGGCTTTTGTAGCAAAGATGTTTGCGGTTCCCCTTAAAATGGTCCCGCAAAGAGGTCCTAATGGGGAGGTAATCGACAACATCGTGGAAGAATTTGGCGGACTGGGCGAATCTGATGCAGGTAATCAAGAGTGCTTCCTTGCTTTTGCTAGGATATTCAGTGGCATCTTTTCTACAGGTCAGAAAGTTTGTGTGCTCTCCTCCATGTATGATCCATTGAAGAGTGAAACAATACAGAAGCATGTGCAAGTTGCGGAACTACGGTCTCTGTATTTGATGATGGGGCAAGGATTGAAACCAGTTGCCTCTGCTGCTGCTGGTAATGTGGTTGCAATAAGGGGTCTTGGGCAGTTCATTTCAAAAAGTGCCACGCTTTCATCGACACGTAACTGTCAGCCTTTCTCAAGCATGGTGCATCAGGTCTCTCCCATGCTGAAAGTGGCAATCGAGCCTTCTGATCCTGCAGACATGGGTGCACTGATGAAAGGACTCAGGCTGTTGAACAGAGCAGATCCCATTGTAGAGATTACTGTGTCCTCAAGAGGTGAACAAGTGCTTGCAGCTGCGGGAGAGGTGCACTTGGAGAGGTGCATAAAGGACCTCAAAGAAAGATTTGCAAGGGTGAAGTTGGAAGTTTCACCTCCGCTTGTGTCATATAAGGAGACGATAGAGGGTGAGGAATGTGGCCCACTTGAGACCTTGAAGATGCTGACTGGCGGTGCAGAGTATATTGAAAAGATGACACCAAATGGCAGATGCATTGTGAGAGTACAAGTGATGAAGCTCCCGACTGAGCTCATAAAGGTTCTTGATGAGAGTGGTAGCCTGTTTGGTAGCATTTTTGAACGGAAACCAGAGCAGATGATTGGAAGCTCTGAAAACAAAGTTCCTGAtaacaacaatgaaaatgaGGTTTCTTTCGAGGATTCAGTTGCTGCACTCAGAGACCGCATGGTTAAGTCTATCGAGATTGAAGTAGAATCTGGCAGTAAAGATATTGATAGAGATCGGCGAGAGAAGTACATAACTTTGTGGTTTCAATTCTTCCAAAGGATTTGGGCTCTTGGTCCTCGACAAGTCGGACCCAATGTATGCCTTGTTCCCACAATCATGCACGAAAATGGCCTGAACAGTGGAAGCAAGCCTATGGATGACTGCATTCTCATACGAGGTTACCCTCATGTATCTGAAAAATTGGGCTTTCTCCATGCTTCTGCTGCAAACAGAGAAAAGGAATCAGTTGAGACTTGCAATCCTGCAACTCGGGATCTGCAGATGGAAGCAGAGGGTCTTGCCAATAGCATTGTTTCAGGATTTCAATTGGCTACAGCAGCTGGACCGTTATGTGATGAACCCATGTGGGGTTTGGCATTTCTAATAGAGGCATACATTCTTCCGCGGCAAAGTCAACCTGAAGATCCTGAAAATAACCAGCAATTCGATCAATATGGAGTTTTGACAGGGCAAGTTATGCATGCTGTAAAGGAAGCCTGCAGGGCAGCAGTACTTCAGAAGAAGCCTCGCCTGGTCGAAGCAATGTACTTTTGTGAGATGAGCACACCAACTGAATTTTTAGGGCCTCTGAATGCCGTTCTTGCAAGGAGGCGTGCGAGAGTATTGAAGGTAGAAATGCAAGAAGGGTCGCCTGTATTTACTGTGCATGCATATCTTCCAGTCTCTGAGAGTTTTGGATTTTCTGATGAGCTCAGGAGATGGACGTCAGGTGCTTCAAGTGCTCTCCTTCTCCTTAGCCATTGGGAGGCTTTGCCTGAGGACCCTTTCTTTGTTCCAAAAACAGAAGAG
- the LOC116256178 gene encoding ADP,ATP carrier protein 2, chloroplastic-like — protein MEALIQRHGLSRPPSLPKAQTSRSLKSRLSFRPNLPICSLPSFEAKGLGSSLQGLRSRGKVQPLSSRDDGRLQIRRAASAGEVFADDGGSGIQKANKFLGVEVTTLKKILPLGLMFFCILFNYTILRDTKDVLVVTAKGSSAEIIPFLKTWVNLPLAFAFMILYANLANVLSKEALFYTVILPFIAFFGLFGFVLYPLSNYIHPTALADKLLASLGPRFLGPIAILRIWSFCLFYVMAELWGSVVISVLFWGFANQITTVDEAKQFYPLFGLGANIALIFSGRTVKFFSNLRKNLPPGVDGWAISLRGMMGIVVLLGFVICAIYWSVNTFVLTDPAVPKPAARKKKEKLKLGVGESMKFLLSSRYVRDLATLVVAYGISINLVEVTWKSKLKAQYPSPNEYSSFMGDFSTCTGIATFTMMLLSRVILRRYGWGVAAMITPTVLLLTGVGFFSLLLFGEPLTPMLGQFGLTPLLAAVYVGALQNIFSKSSKYSLFDPCKEMAYIPLDDETKVKGKAAIDVVCNPLGKSGGALIQQFMILTFGSLANSTPYLGGILLVIVLGWIAAARSLDSQFTTLAKEELVTETTKASESDANGSAYAKSQENSGNGSVVGDETESSDVSALKKPATEGSDSSEETRLPRS, from the exons ATGGAGGCCCTCATCCAGCGGCACGGGCTCTCCCGTCCACCTTCACTCCCAAAAGCCCAGACGTCAAGGAGTCTGAAATCTAGGCTCAGTTTCAGACCCAACCTCCCCATATGCAGCCTTCCATCATTTGAAGCCAAAGGGCTTGGAAGCTCCCTGCAAGGACTCAGAAGCAGAGGAAAGGTTCAACCCTTGAGCTCCAGGGATGATGGGAGACTGCAGATTCGCAGAGCAGCATCTGCTGGAGAGGTATTTGCTGATGATGGTGGTAGTGGTATCCAGAAGGCCAACAAATTTTTGGGGGTGGAGGTTACCACGCTGAAGAAGATTCTCCCACTTGGGTTGATGTTCTTTTGCATCCTCTTCAACTACACCATTCTTAGGGACACCAAGGATGTGCTTGTGGTGACAGCCAAAGGCAGCAGTGCAGAGATTATCCCATTTCTTAAGACTTGGGTTAACCTCCCATTGGCCTTTGCTTTCATGATTCTGTACGCGAATCTTGCAAATGTTCTATCGAAGGAGGCCCTTTTCTATACTGTTATCCTGCCCTTCATTGCTTTCTTCGGGCTGTTTGGCTTTGTTTTGTATCCTCTTAGCAACTATATTCATCCAACAGCTTTGGCTGATAAGCTTCTGGCATCCCTAGGCCCAAGATTCCTTGGTCCAATTGCTATTCTTAGGATTTGGAGCTTCTGCCTCTTCTATGTCATGGCCGAGTTGTGGGGTAGCGTGGTCATCTCTGTTCTCTTCTGGGGATTTGCTAATCAG ATTACCACTGTTGATGAAGCAAAACAGTTCTATCCACTGTTCGGGCTTGGTGCAAATATTGCTCTTATTTTCTCCGGCCGCACTGTTAAGTTTTTCTCAAACCTTCGCAAAAATTTACCACCAGGGGTTGATGGTTGGGCTATCTCTCTAAGAGGAATGATGGGAATAGTAGTGTTGCTGGGATTTGTAATATGTGCAATTTACTGGAGTGTGAACACATTCGTTCTGACTGACCCAGCTGTGCCCAAACCTGCTGCTCGCAAGAAGAAG GAAAAACTCAAATTGGGCGTGGGAGAGAGCATGAAATTTTTGCTGTCATCGAGGTATGTGAGAGATCTTGCTACCTTGGTTGTTGCATATGGTATCAGCATCAACCTTGTAGAGGTTACTTGGAAATCAAAGCTCAAGGCTCAG TATCCTAGCCCGAACGAGTACTCATCCTTTATGGGTGACTTCTCAACCTGCACAGGAATTGCTACTTTCACCATGATGCTACTCAGCCGGGTGATCCTCCGTAGATACGGATGGGGTGTTGCTGCCATGATCACACCCACAGTCTTGCTCCTAACAGGAGTTGGATTCTTCTCACTTCTTCTGTTTGGTGAACCTTTGACTCCTATGCTTGGCCAGTTTGGTTTAACGCCTCTGCTTGCAGCCGTCTATGTGGGTGCTCTGCAAAACATCTTCAGCAAGAGTTCCAAGTACAGCTTATTTGATCCCTGCAAGGAGATGGCTTATATCCCATTGGATGACGAAACTAAG gtgaaAGGAAAAGCTGCAATTGATGTGGTCTGCAATCCTCTAGGCAAATCTGGCGGTGCATTGATCCAACAGTTCATGATTCTTACATTCGGTTCTCTTGCTAATTCTACTCCCTACCTTGGAGGCATACTCCTGGTGATTGTCCTTGGTTGGATCGCTGCTGCTCGTTCACTGGATTCACAGTTCACTACTTTGGCAAAGGAAGAATTAGTGACAGAAACAACGAAAGCGTCAGAATCAGATGCAAATGGTTCAGCCTATGCCAAATCACAAGAAAACAGTGGAAATGGCTCAGTTGTGGGTGATGAAACTGAATCTTCTGATGTTTCTGCTCTGAAAAAACCAGCTACTGAAGGCTCTGATAGTTCAGAGGAAACAAGGCTACCAAGAAGCTAA
- the LOC116256179 gene encoding caffeoylshikimate esterase yields the protein MGSTPTAEDSGTPANFWGDMPEEEYYASQGVKHTQSYFSTPNGTIFTQSWLPSSASVHAILCMTHGYSEDTSWVFQKTAMFFARCGYAVFGADLLGHGRSDGLRGYVGDLSKTASSSLLFFQSVRDSPSFRGLPAFLYGASMGGAATMLMYFQDPDGWSGLIFCAPLFIMPEKMKPSRLRLFLFGLLLGLADTWAAMPALNMIGSVKDHEKLKIMVANPRRYAGPPRVGTMRELSRVCDYIQANFDKVRAPFLTLHGTADGITAPESSTLLYEKAASEDKSVKLYEGMYHALIEGEPEENSTKVLADIREWLDARAKTGLGRVLD from the coding sequence ATGGGTTCAACGCCGACGGCGGAGGACTCGGGGACGCCGGCCAACTTCTGGGGGGACATGCCGGAGGAAGAGTACTACGCTTCCCAGGGAGTGAAGCACACGCAGTCCTACTTCAGCACCCCCAATGGCACCATCTTCACCCAGTCATGGCTCCCTTCCTCCGCCTCCGTCCACGCCATCCTCTGCATGACCCACGGCTACAGCGAGGACACCAGCTGGGTCTTCCAGAAGACCGCCATGTTCTTCGCTCGTTGCGGCTACGCCGTCTTTGGCGCCGACCTCCTGGGCCACGGCCGCTCCGACGGCCTCCGCGGCTACGTCGGCGACCTCTCCAAGaccgcctcctcctccttgcTCTTCTTCCAGTCCGTCCGCGACTCCCCTTCGTTCCGCGGCCTCCCCGCCTTCCTCTATGGCGCGTCCATGGGCGGCGCCGCCACCATGCTCATGTACTTCCAGGACCCCGACGGCTGGTCCGGCCTCATCTTCTGCGCCCCGCTCTTCATCATGCCGGAAAAGATGAAGCCCTCCCGCCTGCGCCTTTTCCTCTTCGGCCTCCTCCTCGGCCTTGCAGATACCTGGGCCGCCATGCCCGCCTTGAACATGATAGGCTCCGTGAAGGACCACGAAAAGCTCAAGATTATGGTCGCCAACCCCCGGCGGTACGCCGGTCCCCCTCGGGTGGGCACCATGAGGGAGCTCTCCCGCGTCTGCGACTACATCCAGGCCAACTTCGACAAGGTAAGGGCGCCGTTCCTCACACTCCACGGCACCGCCGACGGCATCACGGCGCCGGAGTCGAGCACGCTGCTGTACGAGAAGGCGGCCAGCGAGGACAAGTCGGTGAAGCTGTACGAGGGGATGTACCACGCGTTGATTGAAGGCGAGCCCGAGGAGAACAGCACCAAGGTGCTGGCGGACATAAGAGAGTGGCTCGACGCCCGAGCCAAGACTGGGCTCGGACGCGTCCTCGATTAG
- the LOC116256177 gene encoding uncharacterized protein LOC116256177 — protein MASGKGLGEKFRRALRTLYFMAALLTSLLLCSATVLAAVADVLVSSALLLVFAGGNLRSQFERYGFRHSFVDVSIISVIRSLIVLCVYSLCDAPGLSHGPYVGTAVLCSLSSILILSVKACLFRPIQEGESEGMSSPEAFVVQRKLHLKQSWGMPALFMSSMVFALGHVVVAYRTSCRARRKLPFHRIDQEAGFGFSGHLKVPRSPTPTTGKNSRIDVEAKRRVATATAATSAAREEGHLSVKLLADVDSLFITYQGLTIHYKISDGDSPVFPSLATGAFPEHHPEFNSPNVVTGRLKLDGPSLSVPSKTFHLNRSFSNVSDRDSLRAPLLTAAASGRLYSDDITILGVKHHDKEMSFCSAKNGNLQKVANGVCGIVLVHGFGGGVFSWRHVMGPLARQTKCVVSAFDRPGWGLTSRPRKSDWEVNQLPNPYHLESQVDLLLHFCLEMGFSSVVLVGHDDGGLLALKAAERARTCSRFMQVVIKGIVLLNVSLSRDVVPSFARILLRTSLGKKHMVRPLLRAEINQVINRQAWYDARKMTPAVLNLYKAPLCIEGWDEAFQEIGTSFASTLSLQNASLLLEAVGNLPVLVVAGAKDRLVPLKSSQTLALKLMNSRLVAISGCGHLPHEECPNALLAALSPFINGLLCDLTEDSVIQQFP, from the exons ATGGCTTCCGGGAAGGGCCTAGGGGAGAAGTTCCGAAGGGCGCTACGGACGTTGTACTTCATGGCAGCATTGCTGACCTCGCTTCTCCTCTGCTCCGCCACTGTCCTAGCGGCAGTCGCAGACGTCTTAGTTTCCTCCGCCCTGCTCCTGGTCTTCGCCGGCGGGAATTTGAGGTCTCAGTTCGAGAGGTACGGCTTTCGCCATTCCTTCGTCGACGTCTCCATCATTTCCGTGATCAGATCCCTCATCGTACTAT GCGTTTACTCACTGTGTGATGCGCCGGGACTATCCCACGGGCCTTACGTCGGTACAGCGGTGCTCTGCTCTCTGTCGTCGATCCTTATCCTTTCGGTGAAAGCATGCCTCTTCCGCCCGATCCAGGAGGGCGAATCAGAGGGCATGAGCTCGCCAGAAGCGTTCGTGGTGCAAAGGAAACTCCACTTGAAGCAGTCATGGGGCATGCCGGCGCTTTTCATGTCGTCTATGGTTTTCGCTCTAGGGCATGTCGTGGTGGCGTACCGAACTAGTTGCAGGGCCCGCCGGAAGCTTCCTTTCCACCGGATCGACCAGGAAGCG GGTTTTGGGTTTTCTGGGCACCTGAAAGTTCCACGATCACCGACTCCTACCACTGGAAAAAATTCTAGGATCGATGTTGAAGCCAAGCGAAGAGTTGCAACTGCAACAGCAGCTACTTCTGCAGCTCGTGAAGAAGGCCATCTATCAGTGAAGTTGCTGGCTGATGTTGATAGCTTATTCATAACATACCAGGGACTGACGATTCATTACAAGATATCCGATGGAGATTCACCAGTTTTCCCATCTCTGGCGACCGGTGCTTTTCCAGAACATCACCCAGAATTCAACTCTCCTAACGTAGTGACAGGCAGACTAAAGTTGGACGGGCCATCCCTTTCTGTTCCATCGAAAACCTTTCATCTAAACAGGAGTTTCAGTAATGTGTCTGACAGGGATTCATTGCGTGCTCCTCTGTTGACTGCAGCTGCTTCTGGTCGTCTATATTCTGATGATATAACTATCTTAGGAGTGAAGCATCACGATAAAGAAATGAGCTTCTGCAGTGCCAAAAATGGCAATCTTCAAAAGGTAGCGAATGGAGTCTGCGGCATTGTTTTAGTTCATGGATTTGGAGGAGGAGTGTTCTCATGGAGGCATGTCATGGGCCCGTTGGCGAGGCAGACCAAGTGCGTGGTATCTGCTTTTGATCGACCTGGTTGGGGACTGACTTCTCGCCCTAGGAAGTCAGACTGGGAGGTGAATCAGTTGCCTAATCCATATCATCTGGAGTCACAG GTGGATTTGCTTCTTCATTTCTGTCTTGAGATGGGTTTCTCTTCGGTGGTGCTTGTTGGCCATGATGACGGAGGGCTTCTTGCATTGAAGGCTGCTGAACGAGCAAGAACATGCAGCAGATTCATGCAG GTGGTTATAAAAGGAATTGTTCTCCTGAATGTCAGCCTTTCAAGAGACGTTGTTCCAAGTTTTGCAAGAATTCTCCTTCGTACATCATTAGGGAAGAAGCACATGGTTCGTCCACTACTGCGGGCTGAAATCAACCAGGTGATTAATCGCCAAGCTTGGTATGATGCGAGAAAGATGACGCCTGCAGTTTTGAATCTGTACAAG GCACCGTTATGCATAGAGGGTTGGGATGAAGCATTTCAAGAAATTGGAACGTCATTTGCTAGTACTCTTTCCCTTCAGAACGCCTCTCTTCTTTTGGAAGCCGTTGGGAACTTGCCAGTTCTGGTTGTTGCAGGTGCTAAGGATCGGTTGGTTCCCCTGAAATCATCACAAACACTTGCTTTGAAGCTCATGAATTCG AGGCTTGTTGCAATATCCGGATGTGGACATCTTCCTCATGAGGAATGCCCAAACGCATTATTGGCAGCTCTTTCCCCCTTTATCAATGGCTTGCTATGTGACTTGACTGAAGATTCAGTGATACAACAATTTCCATGA